The Haloprofundus salinisoli region CGGCGTGTCGCTCAGTTTCGCGGCGAGTCACCTCCGCTGAATCCGTTTTTCACTCGCCGTCAGTCTCCGTCGGCGTCCCCGACAGGTCACACTCCCACCTTTTCTTCAGTCGGTCGCTACGCTCCCTCCCTCAAAAATCTGGACCAAAAGCCGCCGAGTTACTCACCCTTCGTCGACGTCCCCGACAGATTGCCGTGCTCGTCGAAGCGCTTCGCCCGCAGGAACCGCGCTCGGTAGCGGTTCGCACCCTCGTTCACGTCGGCCTCCCGGATCTCGTCGGTTCGGCCGTCGGCGACGGCGTCGATAATCTCTTCGACCTGCGCTTTCTCGCTCGGAGTGAGTTCGAACTCGTACGTTTTCGACTCCTCGCGTTCGAGCGTCGTCCACTTGCGGGCGGCGGCGACGACGAGCGAGCACGGTTCGCGGCAGGGGAAGACGCCGTCACCCCGCTGGGCGTCCAGCGGGGTCTCCTCGTCGGCGTCCCACATCCGGCGCTTGAGACACTGCGAGTCGACGCAGCAGGACTCCGCGATCCACTCGACGGCCTCCTCGTCGAGCTCGTCGACGACGTCGTAGATGCCCGTCTGGCGCTCTGCCGTCTCGTCCCAGTGGGTCACGTCGAGGCGACCCTCTCGCTCGCGGTACCAGTTCGGAATCGTCGCCGGGTAGACGACGTCGACCGTCTCGACGAGCGCCCGGCCATCGAGGTCGGTGAACGCCCACCCGTCGCGGAGCGTCGGCGCGGTCTTCAGCGGGCGGTAGCGGCCCTTCTCGTCGTAGGTGACGATGCTTCGGGCCTCCAGCGGGTCTGCGTACACGTCGAGCGACGAGAGGTCAGCGACGGCGTCGGCGACGTGACGGAGGTGGTAGCGGCGCTCGCCGTGGTCGGCGACGGTCGCGGTGACGCAGAGTTGGCCCCACTCGCGGCTGATGCCGTCGGCGAGCGCCTCGTAACGCTCGGGGACGCCGTGGTCGTCGGCGCGCTCGGCCCATCGGAGGAACGCGCGGCGGGCGCTGCCCCCGTCGCGGTGAGCGGAGTCGGTCTCCACCTCCTCTCGGTTACCGAGGCCGGCCTCGCGAGTCCAGTAGAACCAGTTCGAGACGTACCACGGGTTCGACTCGGCCACCTCGCGGAACTCGGCTTCGGAGAGGCCGGTGCGCTCGGTGTGCGGGGTGCGGAACTCGTAGCCGTCGTCCTGACCGGTCGCGTGCAGCCCGTCGAACTCGACGCCTCCGTCGACACCTGCGGCCTCGACGAGCGCGTCGAGCTGCCCGGCGTGCATCAGTCACCCGCCGCGGGCGTCCCCCGCGTTCGCTCCCGCACTATTTCGACGGCGTCGCCCACGTCCGCGCCCGCCTCGGAGGCGCGTTCGAGCACCACGTCGGCCATCAGCGCCTCGGTGCCGACCGCGCCGGCGTACCAGATGCGGTGGCCGTCGACGTCGGCGGGGACCGGGTAACCCTCGCGGTAGTCGTCGGTCAGTCCCACGTCTTCGGGGATGTCCTCCTGGGTGTGGAAGCCGTCGGCGATGAACAGCGGGACGACGACCACGTCCTCGCTCTCGAAGTGGTCGGTCACGTCGTCGACCTCCGGCGCTTCGTCCATGTACAGCGCCTGCACCTCGTCGAAACGGTCCATCTCGCGGATGCGGTCGGCGTGGTACTCGATGGCTTTCGCGCTGTTTTCGTTGCGCTCGGTGCCGTGGCCGACGACGGCGAGACCGAACCCCTTCCCGACAGTCGGGTCGCCGGTCACCGACTCCGCGCGGCGGACGAGCACGTCGGTCATCGACTCGTGGGTGCCGACGGGGCCGCAGTAGCGGACCCGCTGGTCCGTGTCCGTCGCGGCGAGCGTCGCGTGACTGGCGCTCAGGCCGTCGGAGTCCCACTCGGAGACGTCCCAGCCGTCGAGACGGAGTTCACGAGGAATGACCTGCTCGGTGAAGTACCCCTCGCTGATGAACATCGGAACGACGAACACCTCGTCGGACTCGACGGTGCGAAGGACCTCTCTGAGCGACGGTTCCTCCTTCCAGAACCCGGTCTTCACCTCGTCGAACGCGCCGACGTCGCGGATGGTGTCCGCGTGGTCGTAGGTCGGGGCGCTCGAATCCGGGTTCAGGTGGGACCCGTGGGCCACGATGACCAGCGCTTGCATGTCCGACGCTGAGGGCGCGACGCTCTTAGGGACTTCGGGTTCGGTGGCCGAAGCTGATTCCGTTCGGGGGTTTACTCGCTATTTCTCCGGGGTTCGGAGGACCGTCGTCAGCGGGGAGTCGGAGTTGTTTCCAGCGCGGTTCAGGCGTCGATGCAGACGCCGGTTCGGGGGATGCAGATGTGGCTGCGCCGACCCAGCGACCGGCGCGCGGCGAGCACGCCAATCGTCGCCAGCGTCGCCACGCCGACGCCCGCCAGCAGGAGGAGCGTCGCCATCGGGTAGGAAGCGACGACCATCGCGGCGAACGCGACGAGGAGGAAGACGAACGTCTGCACCACCGATTCGGCTGTCGTCGGGAGCGGTTCCGGTTGTGTTCTCATCACAGGTAGAGAGTGGCCTCCTACCGGCATAAGGGTAATCTGAATGATGTTTCTGTAGCCGATGTTACTGAAATTCGCTTCAGTCGACGGCGCGACAGCGACCCTCAGGATTTTTGGTAACTCCCTGTGAGTCGCGGTCATGTCACTGGCCGCAGAGACGCGCGAGGCCGCCCGCGAGCGACCGTTTCTACTGACCGCGCTCCGGGCGGGCGTCGTCAACTACGCCGCCGCCGCGTCGTCGCTGGACCTCGACGGCGACACAGAAGCGATTGCCACCGCGCTCCGACGCTACGCCGAGGAGTTGCCGCCGCTAGAACTCGGAGAGCGAAACGCTCGGGTGACGATGAAAAGCGGCGTCGGCGTCGTCGACGCGGCGGACGCGGAGACGACGGACGAGGACGCGCTGGCGAGGCTCGGCGGGCAGTCGGTCGTCGCCGACGCCGGGTCGCAGACGGCGATTCTGGCGACCGGCGAGGTCGACGCTGACGCGCTGACGACGGTGCTCGGTCGGTTGCAGACGGCCGAAATTCCGGTCGACGCGGCGGCGACAGTGGGCGAATCGTTGCTCGTGGTGGTCGAGCGTCGGGACGGAGTGAACGCGGTTCGGATCGTCGAGGCGGCGC contains the following coding sequences:
- a CDS encoding CbiX/SirB N-terminal domain-containing protein, whose protein sequence is MQALVIVAHGSHLNPDSSAPTYDHADTIRDVGAFDEVKTGFWKEEPSLREVLRTVESDEVFVVPMFISEGYFTEQVIPRELRLDGWDVSEWDSDGLSASHATLAATDTDQRVRYCGPVGTHESMTDVLVRRAESVTGDPTVGKGFGLAVVGHGTERNENSAKAIEYHADRIREMDRFDEVQALYMDEAPEVDDVTDHFESEDVVVVPLFIADGFHTQEDIPEDVGLTDDYREGYPVPADVDGHRIWYAGAVGTEALMADVVLERASEAGADVGDAVEIVRERTRGTPAAGD
- a CDS encoding DR2241 family protein — protein: MHAGQLDALVEAAGVDGGVEFDGLHATGQDDGYEFRTPHTERTGLSEAEFREVAESNPWYVSNWFYWTREAGLGNREEVETDSAHRDGGSARRAFLRWAERADDHGVPERYEALADGISREWGQLCVTATVADHGERRYHLRHVADAVADLSSLDVYADPLEARSIVTYDEKGRYRPLKTAPTLRDGWAFTDLDGRALVETVDVVYPATIPNWYREREGRLDVTHWDETAERQTGIYDVVDELDEEAVEWIAESCCVDSQCLKRRMWDADEETPLDAQRGDGVFPCREPCSLVVAAARKWTTLEREESKTYEFELTPSEKAQVEEIIDAVADGRTDEIREADVNEGANRYRARFLRAKRFDEHGNLSGTSTKGE
- a CDS encoding DUF7523 family protein, which encodes MSLAAETREAARERPFLLTALRAGVVNYAAAASSLDLDGDTEAIATALRRYAEELPPLELGERNARVTMKSGVGVVDAADAETTDEDALARLGGQSVVADAGSQTAILATGEVDADALTTVLGRLQTAEIPVDAAATVGESLLVVVERRDGVNAVRIVEAALEAVSIAGGE